GGAGATGACAGCAGTAgcattttcctcttaaaatacaTCAGTGGTGATGAGATAGTTTTGGCATAGCACTGAGTCACCGTGAGACTACCACTGTGGCTGACTACATCTACACCCATGATAACACGTCCAGATCTACAACCAGCCCTGTAATAAACAGTCCAAGAGGGAATCATAAAAAGGAAAAGCTGGCCACAGGAATTCCCTAGATGGAAAGAGAAAGGTCAGCAGGGAGGCTCATCTTAGCTGTCATGGGTGACAGTTAGGTTCCCTCCCTCTATGGCCTGGCCCAAGGCCACCATGTTCTGGCACCTTCCTGCCAAGAGCCACCAGACCCACCTTTGGTATTGAGTTGTGAAAGTCAGATTCCCTTTATGAAAAACAGGCGACGTCCACTGTAGAATGTTCTTGAAATTAACTGACTTCATTCTGACATTTTCAGGAGGTGGCACCAGCCCCGATGCtgtaaaaacaaaggaaaaaatatatatataactttttctttcattaaaaaatattgtccCCAAAATGACACATTCAACACCTTGGTCTCCCCTAGGGCTCTGTGTCTTCAAATGACATGTaggtgagggagagagggagggtgtGTTAATTGTGCTGAGGAGACTAGATTTTATTTGAAGAACTAATATCTTCTTAGTTTTAGTTTAAGAAGAaattttggggtgggggtaggtAGGAAGCAAAAATGAAGTGGGGACAGATGATGGTGACCTGCATTAGAAGAAAGGTGTGAGAGTTAGGGCTCAGCAGGTGGATTTCAGATCTATTTCCAGAGGTATAAACTCTAGACTTTCTGATGTGGTGAACTGAAATGAATGTCCATTTCTGGCTTATGCATCTGGTGCCCTGATTGGAGCCTGGGCAGGGAACCATTTCAGTTCTGAAATGGGAGAGGCTGAAAAAAGATTCAAGGGGGGAGGTCAGGTAAACAGCTGGATAAGCCAGCTTGGCCCTCACAGGGAGGGCGGATGTGAGGTAGaggcagaaattatttttaaacttttaaatagaattttctaGACATACACACAAGCAGAGAGGAGAGCATAATAAACACACCTATCACCCGACTAGTACCAATAGACACAAAGGTGAGAGTCACAGGTCTATTATTTAATGCCACTGGTCTGTTGAAACTTAGGGGCGGGAGAGAAGGCTTGGTCATGAACTCAACTACAGAGAGATCAGGCAGAGGATCCCAAGTAGAACCATCCTGAGAGGTATGGAAGAAACTGGAGAGTGTGGGCTTCAAAGGCCAGCACACAGTTCATCCCAAAGAAGGAAGGGGTCAGCCATCGCGCTATTTGAACCTGGGCACTCGTTGTAGAGGAGGGCAGAGAAGGTTTCACTGGATTTAGCTCGCAAAAGCCCCACAGCGGAACACTGGGCGGCAGAATTCAGATTTCAAGGCGCAGGGCCGAGTGCTTAAGGGGAAGGTGATGTGGACCCTTCTGCTAGCAGGTCTGGTGGTGATCgggcagaaggaggaggatgtGTAATGGGCCTCGTGGAGGGGCCGCCTCCAGACTCCAGGAGGGTCTGAGACAGCCGCCGGGGGAGGCTCTGTGCCTCTCTGGAGGCCGCTTGGTTAGGACGCGCCGGCAGGAACTGCAGCAAGCGCGAACACAGCACGCGGGGAGCGCCCCTTGAGATCGCCGGCTGGACGGTGCGGGCCGGGTGTGGGTGGGGCTCCTCCCCAGCTTCAGGATCCAGGGCGGCGGCCGCAGCAGCTTGGTGCGGCGACCGGTCACGGCACTGGGTCCCTTTACGGGCACCCACCGGCTGCGATCTGGGGTCGCCGCCTGGGGAATCGCCACCCCACGTGCGTAGCAAAGCATCTCGCCGGGCCTCGCGGTTCCCTGGCGCCTCCGCCCGCGGCGGTCCCCCTGCCCCTTCCCGCAGACCCCTCACCTGACACCAGCAGGCAGCCGCCCAGCCAGCAGGCGAGGCTCCGCGCCATGGCCGCGCCGGGGGCGGGCGAGGGCGCCGGGGACGCCAAGGGAGCGCGAGACACTCGCCGCGGCCACCACCCCGCGCGCGCTTCCGGGAACCCCCGTGGAGCGGCCTCAGCGCTCCGCCCCGCCGCGACCCCGCCCCCGGGCCGGCCCGCGCCGCTGGAGAAGCGGCGGTCGGGGGCGGGGCCTCGGCGAGCAGGAGCGCGAGGCGGCCTCGGCCTGGAGAGGGCGCTGCCACGCCACCAGGTACCCCGGGTTTGGGGCTTGGCTGCTGGCTCTGTGCAGTTCTGTGTTCCCCCGGTTCTTCCCACGGGAACGCCGCGTCCTCTAGAAAGCGCTCGGTGAGCAGACCCCAGCCTTCTCCAGGGCTCCCCGGGAGGAACACGCCAACACGCCATTCGTTTCCCAGATGCTAGTTCGTCACAAGACTGCTGAGGAGAGCTTTAACTTCCTCTTTGGGGACTTGCTCAAGGGTGGGTGAGGTTAGAAACCAGCGGGCGGAAGTGTTGGGCAACCTAGGGCTTCGCCTGACCCCAGCGCGTGCCCGGAGGCCAGGGGCCGTTGTCGCTGTAGAGGGAGCTGGTGCAATTCCGGGATGCCAGCAGAAGCAAAAATCTGCGGCACAAATACACTCTTGgatgagaaaaaataatgagGCCCACATCAAGTTTGTACGAAAAAGTATTCTTGTATTATTACCCTTTACCAAACACCCAACCGTtatacaaaactttaaaaataagcgCCAGGGGCGACAAACTAGCACCATAGAGAGGTCATATCAAAAGAGCAATGTGAAATCTTTCAAAATTCGATACATACGTTCAGAAGGCAAAGTGGTGGCTTTTGTGTAGGACAAGGTCTCTTTCCTAAGGGATTTCATTAGATTCTTAAATAAGGGTTTCCTTCTTGGGTTACTTTACAGCAATTACATAAGTTACCTATTAAAAATCCTTGAGCCACGACCTGCATGACTTTTGCTTTTCCCCTTTTGAATAGGCCCAGGAGATGGGTCTGAGAAACCTGCTCTTGGGGTAAGGGGAGTGAGATGGGAAGATCCTCAACCTTTCATCCTTCCTGGGAGCCTGGCAGGGTCGTGGaacttctgtatttatttattattcctgTGTGTTTTTAAATACTTCTTCTAGATTCAAAGGGTCTTAGAGATTACATAGtcaccctaaaaaataaattttttagaaattttctttaaaaaataaaagaagttgaGACTCAGAGAGGCCAAGTAAAATGCCCAGGGTCATACAGCGAAATTTGAGCAGTTAGAACTCCGACTCTGACTCTCAGTGCTTAATACTGTTTGCTACATGACTTCTAGGATTTCACCCCCCTCCCTTGCCCCATTTACAGTAACTGGACCCATTGAGGATATTTGCAATCAGCACATAGCACTTTAAAATTTGACAAACAGGATCTCTTAGACTTGTAGGCCACCTTTCTTCCAAAGACCTTGAAGCatttttgattttgttctttttttagatCTTAAAATGGGACACTGAGATTTTTATCCCTCTCCCTCATGCAATGTGTCCTGCCTGATACTACAGTTAttaatgtgcatatatgtatttcACTCTTAAAGCCGGGAAGGGCTGCATGAGCACCTGAGTGGAGTTCTCAGCTTGGTGGTGACAATATGACATCTGAGAGGTGCCCAGGGACCACTGACTGAAATTGCTGGCCCTTCCCTTGTTTCCTTATGCGTCTGCATCCTTTCTCTCCAGCTAATCCTGCTCCAACCCATCCCTTCAGCCTGGTTTATTGCTCATTCCTTGAGCTTCCTGGGCTCAGGGTCTCTACCTGCTCACACTACTCATAGCTCCTGCTAggattttcccttctttctcgCTTCTCCCATCCTGGCAATTCAGTTGTTTCCCAGAAACATTACAGGGCCAGAGGGACAAGATCACCCTGAAGAACACAGGGAATCTTGCTTATTGGGAACCAAGATGAGATTCCTAAGAAGTATATTAGAATAAAGGGAGAAGGCAGAGCATGCGTCTTCAAAATGTATCACTTGGACTTGTAAACAGTGTGCTCGATGATACTATATATTCCCATACCGGGAATGCTCACAGATTATGTCATCAGGAAGAACTGGCCAGCCCCTACAGTTCTGTACTCCTTGTACTCCTTTCCTCACAGACCACCTGTGGCTCATAAGGCAACAAGTCCGTGTACAGGGCGAGAACCCTATGTGGACTTCTTAGTTCAAGTTAATGAGCTATATTCAGAATCATCTCATGATATAACCGTCCCTTCCAGAGTCAACATCAAAATCAGAAGTATCACTTCTATCAGATGGAGTATCTTCCTCAGTCCACAGGCACTGGGAAAAGGGGCTAAGGTCGAGCAACTGTGTCCTTTCCCCACTGGCCACCAGAAGACAGGATTCCATTTGGTCAGGATCCTCTTCTAAGTTGATGATCTCTTCTGGAAGAGATGACACCAAAGGGGATTCTTCTGAGTCATCGTCATCAGGAGCTCTCATAAACACAGAGTTTAAATTCACATTAAAGGTAATTCTGTCCCCGGACCCTCCAGGGGAGCTGCAGTTGTCCTCAGGAAAAGAGTCCTGGCTCAAGCTCTCTCTCCTCTCATAGGGACCACTTGTGTGGCAGGGGCTGGGCTTTGGCACCGTAGGGGGCCCGGGGTGGGGCTCAGGCTCAGCCTCGTAAGGATCAGATTCCTCAGCTTCGGAGCCTTCCATCTCAGGCTCCTGGGAGGCAGCGGAGACCTGGCTCAGAAGCCTGCTGGTCAGTCCGTGCATGGTGTAACCACCGGCGCTAGTTCTGAGAGCTACTTCATGGTCACTGTCACTGTCATCATCATAATTATAATCccatactttcttctttttgttgacAGAAATGACTTCTACTGCATTCACAGCTTCTGTTGGTGGTAGACCGGGAAATATCTGGGCTACAAAGTTATGAAaattcttgagagagagagagagagagagagagaggaagggcaggGGGAGAAGAAGAGACAGACAATTAGTCTATTACTGTGtttgctctttattttctacATAATAAAGCTGAGTAGCCACTGCACCATGACAGATGGGGATGATGACTGCAGGAACAACAGGGGGAGCCGGGGTTAGGTAGTGCTCACTGGTGCCAGGCTGGCTCCTGGTGCATGGCACAGCTGGCCCTCCAGATCCCCTGAGCGCACGTGCCTTATATAACGCAGTGCATTTGCATGGAACCTCCACGCATTCCCTTTCAACTGTCAGTCCCCTGGAGGGACAGCTTTGTGCATGGCTGGCATACTGTATTGCTTCGGCAACAACGACAAGAAAACAAGTCAGTACAGATGCAgtctttcccaaatatttttgaatatgagGACTTTGCTAAACGTATTAATCCTAAATAGTTTATCTTTAGAAtcatgtgacttttaaaatttagacaaTCATATATCACCAATAAAGTGTCTTGTCTCTACAGCACTTTCAACTCTAAGGTGTATGAGGGCGGGGGTTTTTGTCCTGCTGTGTCCTCCACACCCAGAAACATGTTGACATGTTTGTTACACTTGCTAAATGAAGAGAAGATGCTgcttaaaaaaatgttaacagctgttctttttttatttttaatttttttttagttgtcaatggactattcatttatttatacgtggtgctgaggatcaaacccagggcctcacacatgccaggcaagtgctctaccactgagccacaaccccagctcataaCAGCTATTCTTGATTGAACACACATAAGCAAAGGTGCTAGGCCTAGAGTCAGTTTCTCCATTCCCAGGGTTTTTAACCTAAACATAGAGTAACAATTTTTAATGGAGAAATACTAGACAGACATAAGATGTCAACATGGTAAGATGAGCATGAagaatgcacttttttttttggtaccaggggattgaaccaaaAGCTACATCCTCcatcccctttttatatttcatttatttagagagagaatctcactaaattgctgaggctggctttgaactcatgatcctcctgcctcagcctcccaagctgctgggcttacagggtgcaccaccacgcccggcctAGGAGTGCACTTCTATCAACCATGAAGTAATGTTTAATTATAATGGCTGCTGAAAAatgtaatttctaaaaattagaattaggtGTATGAGTTCAAACATAAACAATAATGTATTTCTAAATGTTACTAAcataaaaggaaggaataaaatagggaaaatggaaaatgatgGGTGAATGCAGtcgagtaaaaaaaaaaaaaccacgagGTTTAAAAAAGTGTACGATCAATATCTAGCCTCTGTAAAGGCTCTAAGTTTGAGAAGCACAGAGAGGAAATGAAGGTAAACAAATGgctgtttttgttaataatcAAAGTAACACACATGAGAGCACCTCCCAGGGAGCCTTATGTACACAATGAATAAAGACAGTAAAAATGATTCATTGTGGTCAGTGGAGCATTAGAGAGAGATACACATCACTACTGGCTCAGttcttgtaggtttttttttttttttttggcattaggggttgaaccaggggcacttaaccactgagccacatccccagcccttttaaaaatattttatttagagacagggtctctctgagttgcttggggcctcactaagttactgaggctggctttaaactcgtgatcctcctgcctcagcctccagagcccctgggattacaggtgtatgccactgcgcCTAGCTTAGCATCagttctttaaaatatcatttataagaGATCTACTTGGTGTGTAGATTCCactgaaataattcaaaataaaacaaaacacaatccATACAATAATTTCCTTTGCACTATTTATAATgtccaaggaaagaaaggaaaagaagtgaaaaagaaatcaatccaAATGTGCTGTAGTTAAAAATGTGATACAATAATAACAGTGGAATTCTGTGTAGTcattagaaataatataataggTGGAAATAAATAATAGGTGGACAGTATATGAAGAGAAAACATAAGGCACAGACGCACTGTaactgcaaaatatatttttgcaggGATGGAAAAGAACCCAGCCTGATAAGACTTGTTGGTGTTTATGGAAATGAACTTTCTtctatgaaaacatttaaatatatagtaaaaatttttagtttagaaaaattaagatacaaaaatttttaaaaccacataCCAGGACTTTGGGAAAATTATCTCTTAAGCATATGTAACCAATTCGCTTCAGTAGTACGATGGTGCCTAGGAGGACGAAGACTACTGAAAACACAGTGATTATCACACTTATTTTGGCATTTTCGGATGattctgtttgaaaaaaaaaaagactttatttcaAAAGACATCCAATAAATGATCACAGATGGGAATAAATGCACATTGGTCAGGGGTTAGAAAGTGATTATCTGAGAAACAgaagtttgaaaaataatgttttctatttGCTAAATACCAAAGCTTGGAGAGCAAGGCAAGGGCGTACTCtttaaccaataaaatatatttagctttTCATGTATTTCAAAGTGAAATTTCTTTTGGTTTATGTTCTGTAACTGCACTGTCCCACTAGCTGTGACtgtttaaatataaacaaataaaattgtgcAGAATTAGAAGCTCAGTTCTTCATCACACTAATGACTCATGTACCCATTCAATTTCTGGAGAGTAGCTACAAAGGATCTTGCTGTAGTTTGGAATGTCTAGAATGTACCCCAAAGGCtcttgtgttaaaggcttggtcctccatctgtggtgctattgggaggtgttggaaaaCATTTAAGAGGGAGGGCCTAGTGAGAGATCTTCTGGTCACTATGggcatgctcttgaaggggaCAATGGGACCCAGTCACCTCTCTCTCTGACTCTTGCTCCCAGCCATGAGATGACCAGTTTGCACTGCCATGTGCCCTCCACTGAGATGTGCTGCCTCTCCAGAGCGACTGGACCAATCGACCATGGACCAAAACTTCCAaaacttgagccaaaataaaaaaaacctttcctctttacaagttgattatctcaggttttGTTACAGTAACATAAAGGCAACTAACACAGACCAAATGCAATCTTTAAAATAGGACATCCTACAAACTAAATTATGTAAATTGAAATTAACAAGCTAGAACAATGCTTGTCAAATTGGGGTATTCTCACAAATCTGAGCATTCTttgtgaaaacttaaaatttttgtctttatttatttttttattgtttggtactagggatttaacccaggggcactttaccactgagctacatccccagcccattttactttttattttgagacaaggtctcacaaagttgtttagggccttaccaattttctggggctggcctcaaaacttgccatcctcctgtttcagcctcctgaattgctgggattataggcatgggcctaTAATGTTTATATTTAGCTCGATGATAATCTAAAAAGACTGGTAGATTATGCAagtatactattttaaaatattcctatttGAAAAGAGAGGAATTGTTTCGATGTTCCAACTCAGGAGGAAGTTGTAAGTGGACTTTATTTCTGTTAACCATCTTTTTCATAAAAGAGGGGTAAGATCAATGCATCTTGAGAAGGGGAGACCAGGTTGTGTCTTCAAAATTTGGATTTTCCATGGAATTGCATTgggattttcaaaaaaataaaggaccTTATGAGCAGAGGGCTGAGCTGAGCAACAAGAATGGTAATATCtgattactattttcttttttaatggaaaagaaaaagaactttgtCAAAAGGCTGATTGATGACTAATGTCAGTTTATTGGTGTGGACCGAAAACCACGACATGGCATCTAAGTTACCGTAGTTCCAGCCCATTAGTCCCCTGGCTCCCCCACCTGGTGGCAACCAGACATTCAGATCTGTTCACATCCCTTGGGGGTCCCCACAATGGCATCCAAAGTCCCACATCTGGGTCCTCCATCTCTATGACTAACCTGTTACTCTTCTTCCTTTGCTCAGCTCACACTTGCCATCCCATGCCCAGCCCACTCTGCCCAACCACCCCATCAGTCTGATCCATCCAAGCCTGCAGTGCTTTTGCTGGGTCTGAGTAAGTCAGTGCTGGTCTCAGGTTGCCCCTCCAAACCCCTCAGCATTTGCCCTGTGTGGATCTTGAGCTTGTCTAGTTGAGGGCAGTTCAGATGGTGAGCAGATAGGGACAGATGCCACCGTATTCAAACCTATTTGGTTCCTGAGTTTCAGACGAGAAGAATCCAGATGTCAAGTATTTGGATAGTCTAACTGTCTTGGACATGACGGATGAGTGAAAGCTGACTTAATAGGCAAGAGGACGTGGTCAGGCCAAGTGCAGATGGAATGACTGGACGGTGCTGCATGACCATTTCTCAGCAGGTGGATTAGAGAAAAGTCAGGGGGAAGCGCATCCTCCCAGACATGTCAGCCTCCAAAGAACTGTCAGCTGCCCAATCAGCAGCTCTGGGTTTCATCAAAGCATCATCCTATTGTCATTTTAACAATTTAAGTTGTATTATATATGCGAGAGTTCTGTTTTTATATAAGACtaggatataatttcatttatgtctctttatctatctatccatccatccacccatcaatCTACCTCTGGAATCTCTGGTTTTTGTCCTGGGCATAAAACCTCAAAAGCTGTGGAACTTCCTAAGAGACAGCAGTATCTTTTGTTAATTCTAACAAGCCCCATTTAGGGACTACTGTGGTTGAAATGACTCCTCCAAAGCTCATTGAAATTTAATTGTCACTGTGATGTTTTGGGGAGGTATATGAATCATGGGACCCTGCCCTTCTGAATGGAGTAATGCTGGTATTGTGGGAAAGGGTTAGATGTTGGAAGTAGTTTTGTTATAAAATGAGCACTCTCCCCCATATGTGATGTCCTCCATCTTGCTACCCAGTTCCAAGACTCTGTTATAGTAGCAGAAAATAGGCTAAGACTGATTtctgagtttatgctaattaaatgACTCATGGGGTGCAGCTAGGTATCTTCAGGATGAAGGCAGATCAATAGAAGAACTAATCATTTGATCAGAGGGTTGGAACTTCCTCCCAGCCCTATccccaggaggagagagaagatggagaCTATGTCCAATCTTATGGCCAATGATTTAGCCAATCACACCTATATAGTGAAACTCAATAAAGCCCAGAACA
This Marmota flaviventris isolate mMarFla1 chromosome 8, mMarFla1.hap1, whole genome shotgun sequence DNA region includes the following protein-coding sequences:
- the Ifnar2 gene encoding interferon alpha/beta receptor 2, which encodes MMLLSHGSSAVRSRNLCLMVYLSLMFITSHNLPDGSCNLKMTFRDFRLILSWELEKQSTVPTHYTLWYTVMSKPDDMEIIESCTNVTTPFCDVTDVWKQAFETYVLKVLGFRGKAMLFNCTSSALSTNILYEPPEFEIVGFTDHINVIVKFPPIAPKIYGEEIRHHLSLCIKEESMGIVKMHEPKINGNTTGNFNYVIDNLIPNTNYCISVYFKPKYLETRIQSPSKCTFLRLDQESESSENAKISVIITVFSVVFVLLGTIVLLKRIGYICLRDNFPKVLNFHNFVAQIFPGLPPTEAVNAVEVISVNKKKKVWDYNYDDDSDSDHEVALRTSAGGYTMHGLTSRLLSQVSAASQEPEMEGSEAEESDPYEAEPEPHPGPPTVPKPSPCHTSGPYERRESLSQDSFPEDNCSSPGGSGDRITFNVNLNSVFMRAPDDDDSEESPLVSSLPEEIINLEEDPDQMESCLLVASGERTQLLDLSPFSQCLWTEEDTPSDRSDTSDFDVDSGRDGYIMR